DNA from Cyanobacteria bacterium FACHB-DQ100:
CAACACAGCCCGGAACCCCATTGAATAGCAATACTTTCTTTTGAAAGTAGGCGATCGACACCGCCAAGATTTCCTGAACATCCTGCGGAACGGTAACTAATTCAAACACTAACGTCCGAACTGTGATCGTTACGCCTTGCTGCGCCATATCTGCTTCGAGCAACAATGGACTCGATAAAGAATGCGTGACTTTCTGCTGACTGGCGACGAACGCCCCCTTCCCTTGCTGCACGACGACTAAACCCTGCTGCATCAGATTTGCGATCGCTCGTCTTGCTGTAATCCGGCTGACTTCAAACTCCGACATTAATTGATGCTCACTCGGTAGTTGATCTCCGGGTTTATACTGACCGCTAACCATACGAT
Protein-coding regions in this window:
- a CDS encoding GntR family transcriptional regulator; amino-acid sequence: MGTPLHAIISKQLRDRMVSGQYKPGDQLPSEHQLMSEFEVSRITARRAIANLMQQGLVVVQQGKGAFVASQQKVTHSLSSPLLLEADMAQQGVTITVRTLVFELVTVPQDVQEILAVSIAYFQKKVLLFNGVPGCVDITYIVPELGEIYAEDLKQQLSLTVLEKHGIFTEKLDAVIECTQADDETSEQLEVPLGHPLIVYQHTAYIEGNCAIVHGKSISRGDRLCYSVQINRN